ttgccgagcaagaatcgagacttgcggcagaaacaaagaagaaaaatgaaataaattttaagcaaagctaaaatagagagtatatggatgaaatcttgattgaattcattcatatttttttaaaatggcataaagcctatttatacaagcttacaacttgacaacttagttggaatacaactaagtttcattattacatccacttaaaataaatcaccacctactaccactaacaaacttttCCAacacaactaagtttcatcattacatccacttaaaataaatcaccacctactaccactaacaaacttagttggaatacaactaagttacatcattacatccaaataataataataataataataataataataataaaacatgtgattgctacatgctaaccattgcttcaatactcctccttggtttgcatggagcaaacacctagcttccttcttagacattcgaaccttgtgacattaagggctttagtcaaaatgtctgcaagttgatcctcagaattacaatggatcagcttcacttcctgagcttgctccatttctcgaacaacatgcaacttgatgctgaaatgctttgttcttccatggaacactggatttttagcaattgcaactgaagattggttgtcacagaagatctcagtagcttccttttgatgcactttcaaatcagctaagattttccttagccaaatggcttggttgacagcacttgcagctgccacatattcacagaagatctcagtagcttccttttgatgcactttcaaatcagctaagattttccttagccaaatggcttggttgacagcacttgcagctgccacatattctgcttcagcagtagattgagccaccagactttgcttcttcgagctccagcaaaacatggctgaaccaaggttgaaagcataccctgaggtgcttttcatgtcacctatcgagccagcccagtcactatcagtgtagccaaccagcttcagatttccttccttgctgtaccttaaaccatagctcaaagtgcctttgacatatctaagcactctcttagtagcttgtaaatgctttttattgcaacaatgcaagaaccttgagagcaatcctacagcatacattatgtctggtctagtggcagttaaatataacagacaaccaactagacttctgtaggttgtttcacaaaccttctcaaaatcaccttggctcgatagtttttctccaacagcaacaggtgttttagttgctttactgttttgcatggagaacttggtcagaatctttgtggcaaagtttcTCTGACTTAGAAATGTCCCATTTTGTGATTGAGTCACCTCCATTCCAAGGAAATAAGACATTTCCcctagatcagacatttcaaatacttctagcATCTTAGTCTTGAAATCGACCAGCACTGCTCGATCTTCTCATGTCACCAgcaggtcatcaacatatagggatacaatgagctgtgtttgtgtcccttgcttcttgacatacagtgttggctcactcttgcttcgatcgaatcccaaattagtcaagtagccatcgattttgctgtaccaggcccttggagcctgttttaagccatatagggccttcttcagtttgtagaccatatgctctctgccagctatctcaaacccttgtggttgttcaacatagatctattcatctaagaaaccattcagaaaggctgatttcacatcgagttgatggatcttccactcgagctgtgctgctaaggcaatcagtaatctgatggtgtctagcctggccactggtgcaaaggtctccaggtagtccaggccatacctctgactgaaccccttgacaactagccttgctttcagtttgttcaaggtaccatcagcattttgcttggctttgtacacccatttcaccccaattatcttccttttgactggcctttcaactaattcccaggtctagttcttctcaatcatgctaatctcctcagccattgcctacttccactcttgctgagcttcagcctcttcaaaattgcttggttcagctatggctacatgagctctttcataaatctcagtcaatggtcttgttcctctaactggtttatcatcaatgtccatttcaggaacattttgatctggctcagcttgatctgctgcaagtccttctgaaacttcctcaggttcatgtttttcccagttccaacatgacttttcatcaaataccacatccctactgactgacactttctttgttgaaggatccaagatcctatagcccttcttaacagtgttgtagcccaccaaaataccaggtcgagctctttcagacaatttgtcctttttgacagcaggtacatgagcataacagatgcatccaaagaccttcagatgagccagtgatggcttgaatccaaaccaggcttcaaatggagtcttctgatccaaggccttggttggaagcctattttgaatgtAGTTTGCAATGTTAACTGCCATtgcccatagtgctttaggcagattcttctgaatcatcaagcacttggccatatccatcaaactcctattcttcctttcacttacaccattttgctaaggtgtatatgtgttggtaagttgatgtttgatgcctgccttatcacagaaggcttggaactgagctgaggtgtactcagtcccattatcagaccttatggacttcagcttgtaacctgtttcagtctcagcagcagtcttgaacttccaaaacactgaggccgcctctgatttctgttttaggaagtaaagccagcaatatcttgaaaaatcatcaatgaacagtatgaagtacctgtttccacttaatgactcgGTCCTCATAGGGCCACGCACATCAGTgtgcaccagttggagtttttcagaggctctccaggcttgattcgagggaaatgggagtctggcctgcttttctagctgacacacttcacacacatcatcatgatccactgagttgatgaagttttcagccaagtcctctctgaccattcgagccatcgatctgaagttggcatgtcccagtctttgatgccaaagcttggattcatctgatgtgactgtgtaggcaatgtctgactccctggtccagtcaactacaaagctcttattagccataggaactgccatcagcttggatccacttggatcattgatttggcattggttgtctttgaacacaacagaataacctttctccagcaactgagctatgctgagcaggtttctgtcaatttcaggcaccaaaagcacatttgaaatcactttggcacctgtgggggtgcatatcagcacatcacccttgccttcagcttgaataaaatgtctatttcctatcttgactttagttctgcagcttctgtctaaagacttgaagattgcagcatcaggtgtcatgtggttggtgcatccactgtctagaagccaaccagatgagaacctttcttgagcagctgagcataacacagcaaagacttgctcctcttggtcactgtcctccttagctactcgagcctcagctttcttctgttgaaactgactctgccttgatttggccttgctcttgcagactctctcaacatgacccttctttttacaatgctgacatacagcatctggattgaaccagcatttttcttttggatgaccagcccttctgcagtgcttgcaagtctgaccctcttttcttgcaacatcagtccttggcttgtctctccaggccttcttgcctttgtaggcagtgtttgttcttgcctgaaaggcaccttcttgatgctcctccagtctgcttgctcttctttgctcttgagcatataaagcattgatcaactctgtcagggagatggtgtacaggtcccttgagtcctcgagagatgagatttttgcctcatacctctcgggcagagttgcaataaccttctccactatcctagcttccttgagctgctctccaagaagccttatgctgttaaccacagccataatcctgtcagagtactgcttgatagtttcttcttccttcatcttcaaattctcgaaatctctccttaagttcagcaactgttgctgccttgtcctctctgtcccttgaaactcctcttgcaacttgtcccaggcttgtcactgagttctggatgcaagacatggctttgtgcctcttggtcctctcatcagcatgctgcctgatttgagccactgttggattgcctctaagtggctctggttcaacatctgagttgactacctcccacagattgaaagcttgtaggtaggtctttattttaaccacccatatgtggtagccttctccattgaagacttgaggtgcagctggtgaaaagcttgatgaagccatgaatttgtataacagatcccttaagaaataggctctgataccaattgttggagctaagtgcaacaaatagcaaggttcaacaaaaagcttgccgagcaagaatcaagacttgcggcagaaacaaagaagaaaaatgaaataaattttaagcaaagctaaaatagagagtatatggatgaaatcttgattgaattcattcatatttttttaaaatggcataaagcctatttatacaagcttacaacttgacaacttagttggaatacaactaagattcatcattacatccacttaaaataaatcaccacctactaccactaacaaacttagttggaatacaactaagtttcatcattacatccacttaaaataaatcaccacctactaccactaacaaacttagttggaatacaactaagttacatcattacatccaaataataataataataataataataataaaacatgtgattgctacatgctaaccattgcttcaataaATACACAGACATATTCACCTACCCTTGGTTCTAGCTTTGCATATTACATAACACTCTTCAAATGTCTTATTAAATTCTCACTTTTACGAGTGctatgaaaatcaaataaaattcaattcaattttgagTTCCATATAACACTTACATGGCTACAAAATGTGTGTGTGTTTAAGTGTCGACAACCACAAACAATCCAAATTTGCAGAGAAACCACCCATTATATATAGGTTTGCCAATGAGATGGCAAGCAGATTGCTAGCTAGAAATTCATGCATCTTTGAATCACCAGTTCAATTAATAAGCTCAAGTAGAGGAAATAGGGACTTTACATCCACCAATTAAAGCAACCTATATGTACCCTTTTACAGTCTGCATTGTTCCATGTTTCAATTCATTACAtcattccttcaactctgctatATATTATTACCGTCTCTAGATAACCAAACCTTTTACTGCTAacttgtaaaaaaattatgaaaatacaacAGAGATCATTGAGACATTGTTGAAGTTGGCCTGCATGCAGACCAAGAAGTAGACCAAGCTGTCCGAGCCATGCAAGTTGCAGCTGAAGCTTATGCTgctgttttgttactttcaaatagatattttattactTAGTTAGATATGAACTAAGTTGTTGATATGCTTGATGTAATTAGGGGCTGGTAGATTGAAAATCAGCTTTACCAATACAAGCAATGTTTATCAAGTTACTAAGCCACTTGGAGGAGTTaggtatgtgtttaggtaacattttcttatttttgacCAGCTGATTGCTTGGTATATGTAATGCCATTGTGCCTTCATTCAAATGTAATGAAATCTTTCAGAAAATTCTTCTTCATTTGGTCTTTAATTGAGCATTTCTATTCACAAAGCTCTTGCTGTTTCTGTTTTGTTTGTTGAGCAAGATATCAATGCTTTATGCTTAAGTTTCTGTCAATATTTCTCATTCTGTTTTCTTAATTCCTACAGACATTTTGTTCTCCTTTCTCCTTTACCGAGCAGTAGCAAAGATTATTGAGACAAAATTGAAATCCATGAAAGAAGACATAAACAACACCACCATAAAAAATGTTACACTCAAACAAACCATTACAGATAGTACGAAATGCAATGAAAGACGAAAGGAATTGGTACAATAATAAAGATAGACAGATACCAAAGCAACCCTTCACCATAGGCAAAACGGTCTACAAAataagaaattatgaaaatacaacACTGATTCTTGAACATCATTTGCAGTAATTAGATCCTTCTTTGTCTACTGCCTTTCTTTGACTTTCTTCTTCGCCTCTTCTCATGTTGGTTTTCAACCAAATTCACCAACCATTTTGGCTTTCCAGTTTGGAAAACAACATATCCCATGAACATTCCGAACACTACTTCGCATCCATAACCTATCAACACCACTTTCCAACCAAAAGCAATGTTCGATTTTGAGCCATCTTTTTCAAGCACATTTGGAGGTGCTGGCTCAATGATGTTGCAACCTTTTGAGACCGGAAATCCACATAGTCGCTTATTTCCTTCATATGAATCATTTCCAAATGTGTTGAATTGTTTTCCTTGAGGAATCTGACCATGGAGTTGATTTTCAGAAACATTGAAGGACGAAAGAAATGGCAGATCTTCCAATCTATTTGGAATCGTCCCAGACAACCTGTTTGAAGATAGGTCCAACCATTCAAGACTTGTTAATTTTCCTATTGAGGTGGGGATACCATCATTAAGGTTATTATGAGAAAGGTTGAGCCATTTCAGTAAGTTAAGCTTCCCAATAACCTCTGGAATACCCCATTCAAACTGACTGTTTGATAGATCAATGATCATCCACATGGTGAAAATTTTCACCAATTCCATATCTTGTCCTTTCATAACGATTCCAATGGAATAGGTATAGAAGCCACCACCTTCAGGATCATTCACCCCCATGTACGACACTGTACTACCAATCTTCTCTAGATTTATGATAGCCTTGAAGCTGTTGATGTATCTCACTGGTAGGGGtccagaaaaataattatttgagagatcaaaaatttggattttagagAAAAAAGGGCTAGGCTTGGAGCTATTGACACATAAGGAACCATGCATATGGTTTGACTTCAATACAAGAACTTGTAGTTGTGGAAGACTTCCCAACCAATGAGGAAATGTATCGTTGATCTTGTTGTTACCAAGATCTAGCACTTCCAGACCATTACAATTAAGGATGGATGGTGTCAAAGGCCCTTCTAACAGATTTCCATTTAAGTTGAAATCACTCAATTGGCATCCCTTTGCAAATGTTGGAGGAATCGTCCCATAGAACTTGTTCTTCTTCAGAttcaaggatacaaggctgttgcTCAAATTTCCAAAACATTGCGGAATTGTTCCACTCAAGTTATTGTGGGACAAATCAAGAATTCGAAGAGAAGTGAGATTGCAGATTAAAGAAGAGACCTCTCCATTGAAACTATTATTTGAGACCAGGAAAACACTGATCTTCGAAGCTGGAATCGGAAGATTTCCACGGATCAAATTGGAGCTTAAGTCGAGAGCTGCAATATTCTTCCATGGAAAGTGCTCAACTTCTGCGAAAGAGTTATGAGATACATTTAAGTAAGCCAAAAAGCCATTCCCCACCTCTTGCATCCACTGTGGAATCTTTCCTTCAATTCTGTTGCAAGAGAGGTCTAAGCTTTTCAAACTTTTAAGCCCTTTCAAAAATTGGGGGAATTCACTAAGATTGCAAGATGACAAAAATAAGCTTGCAAGATTTACAGTAGAAGTAGTATTAGATGTTAAGGATAGGCTGTTATATGAAAGGTCGAGAAGTTCTAGATTTGGAAGGTTTGAAAACATGCGAAACTCTATGACACCACTAAGATTATTTGAGGATAAAACGAGTTCGGTAAGATTGAGAAGTTGGAATATTGAAGATGGAAGAGGACCTTGGAGTTTATTATTGTTTAGATATAAATATTCTAGTGATTTGGATTGGAATTCTTTGATATGCCCACTGAATTGATTTTGAGAGAGATCCGTATCCATTAAGGAGGGAGCAGTATACAACCATGACGGAAGTGTTCTATTGAGAAAATTGTCATATAATTCTAAATATATTAGATTAGGAAAAGCGGTTACCTCATCTGGAATGGAACCTTCTAAAGAATTGTTATATATTGCCAAGTATTCTAGCTGCGTTAGGTTTAGAATTGACAATGGAATTTGTCCACTCAATTTGTTCCATCCCAATTCTAAATGAGTGAGTTGCAAGAGGTTCCCCAATGATCTTGGAATTTGTCCACTCAATTGGTTCCATCCCAAGTCTAAATAAGTGAGTTGCAAGAGGTTCCCCAATGAACTTGGAATTTCTCCACTCAATTGGTTCTGCGATAAGTCTAAATGAGTGAGTTGCAAGAGGTTCCTTAATGATCTTGGAACCTGTCCTGATAAGTTGGACTGGGAGAGAACTAAAAACTTCAAGGACACAAGATTCCCCATCGAGTCAGGCAATTCTCCAAAAATATTTGCGCCTGAAATTATCAATTGCTCCaaagatgataaatttgtgaTTGAGACAGGCAATCCTTGAACGAAAGAATTTCCTGATATATCTAAGTACTTTAGGGCCTGTAGATTATCAACTGAATCAATGAATTCTGTAGAGGAGGACATGGATGACAGATCCAAATGTTCAAGATTGCTGCTCCGATTCAACTTCAAAGGATCAAGATTGAGGTTTTGGTTGCCTCCcaagttgaggagattgaggtttggCAAATCAAAAATGTTTTTTGGGAATTTTCCTTGCAAATTACAACCAGCAAGACTGAGAGACCTTAGAGAAGAGGATAGATTCATGAAGACATGAGCATTAACAGAAGACATGTCCATTCCATCCAAAAACAGATGTCTGACCTCGGTTAGGTTGTGAACAAGTCCCTCTAGAGCATGTTTGTCAATTGTTAGTACATTAGCCCAAAAGGAGAGATCAAGTGAAACCAATTTCGACAGGTGGGAGACTTGGGATGGGACTTCTCCTGCAAACAATGTATTGGAAAGGTTGAGGTAGAATAAGCTTGTAAACCGACCGAACTCGGATGGAATTTTGGAATGATTAAAATCATTGTAGGCAAGGTTGAGTTTTTGAAGGTGAGGAAGAAGGAAGAGAGTTGTATTGGAAGGGAAGTTGCCATATAGCCAACTGCAGCTCAAGTCAAGGGCAATAATATGAGCATTTAGGTGGTCACAAGTGACTCCATCCCATGAGCAGCAATCTGTACCCTCCTTCCATGAATTTGTCTTGGGATAAGATTTATGGCCAGCAATCTCATTGCAATACAAAGCAGCATGGTCTGTCTGAGTGATCGAAAATGAATTCTTGAACTGGATTAGAGAAGCAGCTTCGTGGTGAGAGCAGGAGTGAGATCCTGAAGAAGAAGCATAAAGATGGGGAAAGAAGAGGAATAGGCAGAGAAAGAGATAGGAGGCCATGTTATGTTGGTAGAGGAAGATGAAGGATAGGAATGGTATTTATAGGCAACAAATAATACCACAACATTGGTGTTACagtcttttatttcttttacattgAAAAGCTATGGATAttagattttcaaaaattttgtatttttcacAATCATCAACGACCACTTAgtcttctttttattatatatttttcattcttaaAATTTAGCAAAATCTTGTATTTCTTTTGAACTTcctaaacaactaaaaatattaagATTGACTTAGTCTTCTTCCCTATAACACTAAAGAATGTGTGTCTCTATTCACTTGCATGTCAACCAAAGCTAATTAATGTGGAAATTCTTTTCCACACGAAATAACAAAATTGTGCTCTATCCACTACATTTGAGGAAGAAGACTGCTGGAATTTTAATCCACCGATTCCATAAAaacgtgtatatatatttataatctcATAATTCAAATCTAAAATCTCATTTGTTATAAATTCTGATAAATTTATTTGgaaataactattttttattagttaattatttctcttttaatcaagtaaaaaattaaaactaaaaatacataatgatttatttggctttttttaactttacaaacaaaaagtcattttagcttttctttttttcgtctcttttAGCCTTTAAACTTGTATGGTTCTTAAATCACCCAAAAAACATGATGAAAAAGTTCAAGTACTCAATTGAGtgggaaagaaaataagggtttaATTGCTTTTTCTGAAGAAGTTGGAGAGcattttttatgcaatttaaaagtttcaattgagtgtaaaaaaaaaggaaggatttaattgtttttttttttgaaaaaatttgagggTATTTTACACCCTTAAGCCAATAAAAAGAAcatgtatattttcatattttaaataatttatttatcatttaaatagtAATCTGTgattttataatagaatataCGTTAAAGGATTCTGAAAAATTAAGGACTGCACGCACACAAATGTTGTGAAGATTGGGTGAAATACTAGCTGTCTGGTTGtctttttatgtgtttttgacctccaattaaatataaaaaatgttttttgtTTTTCTGTTGGTAATGAACAGGAGCCAAATGTTGAAGTGGCTGGAACTTGTCTTGTATTGCTTGCCTGcagattttggtatgtttgaaataTATGGAGATGTGCCAAGTGGAACTATTTTGGGGCTTATCTCACTACCTCTATGTCACACAACagaacacaaaaataaaataatcaaagcaGACCTTTGAATATTGAAATACCAAAAGTTAAAAGAGTACATGCACTAAAACCAAAAATTTCGATATATGAGGGTAGTGGGACATGCATGCTTGTGACCAATTGGGTAGAATTACAGGTCTGAAATGTGGAGAATGTGTGGATGTAATTTTCCCCATTTATTGAAAGATGTATAGAATGATTTTTGTATGATAGATAAAAAAGTTAAATGATCTTgtctattaaaattttcttttatttttaccgTTAAAAACTAGTGTAGATGTCAAAATAATCAGACAGTTGCATGTACATGTTACATGTACTTCATGTTGACAGACAAAACCCAATTTTTAACGATAAAAATG
The genomic region above belongs to Gossypium hirsutum isolate 1008001.06 chromosome D05, Gossypium_hirsutum_v2.1, whole genome shotgun sequence and contains:
- the LOC107941874 gene encoding receptor-like protein 33; protein product: MASYLFLCLFLFFPHLYASSSGSHSCSHHEAASLIQFKNSFSITQTDHAALYCNEIAGHKSYPKTNSWKEGTDCCSWDGVTCDHLNAHIIALDLSCSWLYGNFPSNTTLFLLPHLQKLNLAYNDFNHSKIPSEFGRFTSLFYLNLSNTLFAGEVPSQVSHLSKLVSLDLSFWANVLTIDKHALEGLVHNLTEVRHLFLDGMDMSSVNAHVFMNLSSSLRSLSLAGCNLQGKFPKNIFDLPNLNLLNLGGNQNLNLDPLKLNRSSNLEHLDLSSMSSSTEFIDSVDNLQALKYLDISGNSFVQGLPVSITNLSSLEQLIISGANIFGELPDSMGNLVSLKFLVLSQSNLSGQVPRSLRNLLQLTHLDLSQNQLSGEIPSSLGNLLQLTYLDLGWNQLSGQIPRSLGNLLQLTHLELGWNKLSGQIPLSILNLTQLEYLAIYNNSLEGSIPDEVTAFPNLIYLELYDNFLNRTLPSWLYTAPSLMDTDLSQNQFSGHIKEFQSKSLEYLYLNNNKLQGPLPSSIFQLLNLTELVLSSNNLSGVIEFRMFSNLPNLELLDLSYNSLSLTSNTTSTVNLASLFLSSCNLSEFPQFLKGLKSLKSLDLSCNRIEGKIPQWMQEVGNGFLAYLNVSHNSFAEVEHFPWKNIAALDLSSNLIRGNLPIPASKISVFLVSNNSFNGEVSSLICNLTSLRILDLSHNNLSGTIPQCFGNLSNSLVSLNLKKNKFYGTIPPTFAKGCQLSDFNLNGNLLEGPLTPSILNCNGLEVLDLGNNKINDTFPHWLGSLPQLQVLVLKSNHMHGSLCVNSSKPSPFFSKIQIFDLSNNYFSGPLPVRYINSFKAIINLEKIGSTVSYMGVNDPEGGGFYTYSIGIVMKGQDMELVKIFTMWMIIDLSNSQFEWGIPEVIGKLNLLKWLNLSHNNLNDGIPTSIGKLTSLEWLDLSSNRLSGTIPNRLEDLPFLSSFNVSENQLHGQIPQGKQFNTFGNDSYEGNKRLCGFPVSKGCNIIEPAPPNVLEKDGSKSNIAFGWKVVLIGYGCEVVFGMFMGYVVFQTGKPKWLVNLVENQHEKRRRRKSKKGSRQRRI